CTACACCCCAAAGGTTCTCGATGCGCAGCTCACGGGGATGATCAAGACCCGCGAGCCCAACACCTACTCCGCGCGGTTGCGCATTCCCATGGGGATCCTGACGGCCGACGCCCTGGAGGACGTGGCCGCGGTCGCCAGGGCCCACGGCCGGGGCGAGGTGTACTTGACGGCGCGGATGGGGATCGAGATCCCGGGAGTCCAGACCGAGGACTTCCCGGCCCTGCGGGAGGATCTGGCGGCCCGGGGGGTGGCGCTGGCCGGGTGCGGGCCCCGCATGCGGTCCACCACGGCCTGCAAGGGCACGGTGTGCCCCCATGGGAACCTGGACGTCTTCGAGCTCGCCTGGAGGATCGACCAGGCCCACAACGACGCCGCCGTGCTCCCCCACAAGTTCAAGGTGGGGGTGGCGGGGTGCGCGTCGTCGTGCTCCAAGCCCCAGACCAACGACGTGGGGTTCGTGGGGGTGAGCGAGCCCGAGCTCGACCCGGGGGCCTGCGTCAACTGCGGCATCTGCGCCGAGGCCTGCCACCTGGCGGCCCTGCGGATGGAGCAGGGGCTGCCCGCCATCGATCCTGACCTGTGCGTCTCCTGTGGCGACTGCACCAAGGCCTGCCCGGTGCAGGCGCTCGCGCCCCGGCGCACCGGGTTGGATCTCTATGCAGGCGGGCGGTGGGGCCGGGAGAAGCAGGTGGGCATGCGCCTGGGCGCCTTTCTCTCCGAGGACGAAGCGGTGGGCGCCGTGGGCCGGATCAAGGCCTGGTACGTGGCCGAAGGCCGCACGAAGGAGCGCCTGGGGCAGACCATGCTGCGCCTCGGACCCCGAGCCTGCCAGGAAGCGGCCCTGGAGGGAGTGCCCCGGGGAAAGTGGGTGGAGCTCACCGCGGAAGCCGAGGAGCGGTTTCGGGGGTTTCGGTGACGACG
Above is a window of Thermodesulfobacteriota bacterium DNA encoding:
- a CDS encoding 4Fe-4S binding protein, which codes for MAIDPRDFYTPKVLDAQLTGMIKTREPNTYSARLRIPMGILTADALEDVAAVARAHGRGEVYLTARMGIEIPGVQTEDFPALREDLAARGVALAGCGPRMRSTTACKGTVCPHGNLDVFELAWRIDQAHNDAAVLPHKFKVGVAGCASSCSKPQTNDVGFVGVSEPELDPGACVNCGICAEACHLAALRMEQGLPAIDPDLCVSCGDCTKACPVQALAPRRTGLDLYAGGRWGREKQVGMRLGAFLSEDEAVGAVGRIKAWYVAEGRTKERLGQTMLRLGPRACQEAALEGVPRGKWVELTAEAEERFRGFR